Genomic DNA from Deltaproteobacteria bacterium HGW-Deltaproteobacteria-18:
CCGCCGACTACGGCCTGACCATGAGCGTCAACCTTTCGTGCAAGCAGTTCGCCCAGCACACCCTGGTCGAAATGATTTCCAGAGCGCTGCGCGAGAATGACATCGTTCCGCCGCGCCTGAAGCTTGAAATCACCGAGAGCGCCATCATCCTCGATCCCGCCGCCGCGACGGAAAAGCTGCGCCGCTTGAAAGAACTCGGAGTGCTCCTGGCAGTGGACGATTTCGGAACCGGCTACTCTTCCCTCAGTTATCTGCGCCAGTTTCCCATGGACATCCTCAAGATTGACCGTTCCTTCATCAGCGGCACGGACACGCCCAAGGAGAACGCCGAGATCGTCCGCTCCATCGTAAACATGGCCCACAGCCTGGGCCTCAGAGTCACCGCCGAAGGCGTGGAGACGCAGGAGCAGCTTGATCGCCTGCAATCCATCAACTGCGACCGCGCCCAAGGCTACATGTTCTCAAAACCCATGGCTCCTGCCGACGCCGGGAACATGATTCGTGCCGCGGTTTTGCAGGGCGGTCCGAGCTGAAATCGGAAAAGAAAGAGGGGTTAAGACCGTTTGACCTTAACCCCTTTGCTGTCTCTTGACCTCGGTCTTCTTGATCATAAATATTTGTATTTATAACTATCGAGCACAAGCCCTTGATGCGACAAAAGCCACCCGTTGCCGGCTGGCTTTGTACAGGAGACAGCGAAATCATTTACGCGTGCGCTCAAGGCACCGCGATCATCGGCATGTCGTACCAGATCAGGGCGTTTGAGAAACAGGCCAGTGCCCGGCCAAGCCGGGCTACTCTTCAAGCTGCTCCACCCCGAGCCGCGCCCATTGCTCCTGCGCCTCGGCCTGTGCTGCTGCGACCCGCTGGGCTTCCCACGGTTCGATGACCAGGGCTTCGGCCACCAGCTGCCAGAGGTATTTCACCTCGTAGGTGCAATCCGGGTAGAACTTGGGGATACGGCGCATGATCTGGTCGCGGCAGTTGGAGCAGCCCACGACCACCACGTCTGCTCCAGAGTCCTTTATCTGCTGATATTTGTAGCGCGCGTGCCAAGCCGACTCCTGTTCGAAGGGCATGGGCCACATGCCGCCGCCCGCGCCGCAGCAGAAATTCTTTTCGCGGGTCGGTGTCAGTTCCACGAAATCATCGACGCATGCCGTCACGATCTCGCGAGGTTCGTCGAAGTAGCCCTTGCCGTAGTGCGCAGCCAATTCGCGCCCATGCTTGCACGAATCGTGAAAGGTGAAGCGCCGGCCCTTGTGCACGCTCCTGTCCAGGCGGATGCGGCCCTCACGGATCAGCTTCAGAAGGTAGTCGTAGAGATAGACGAAATCGACTGCATTGCCCGGGTTTTCCGCCACAAGCGCGGACATGCCCTTGCGGCAGCCATAGGAGCCGCCACCGCAGTCTGGCATGATCATGGTCTTTATGGCGCAGGACTGCATGTATTCGATCTTGCGGCGGGCAAGTTCGCGATTGCCTTCGTAGTTGCCGGTGAAGAGGGCCCAGTCAACGGCCTCCCAGCCGGTGGACGGCACGGTCCAGTTTTCGCGGGCAGCGTAAAAAAT
This window encodes:
- a CDS encoding (Fe-S)-binding protein, giving the protein MSTSSCFMSQDLRSFLERFDFSACLVCGSCANGCPITGTPGMAGWDTRKVMRLLANGMTDEVVASNFPWLCTGCGRCAGVCPAGIDIPSVMAHMKSLRPRETVPGSLHKGMANNLATGNNLGISREDYLEGMRDLGADLAEECPGFYVPVDKKGADILFFPNSKEVYGDFEDQFWWWKIFYAARENWTVPSTGWEAVDWALFTGNYEGNRELARRKIEYMQSCAIKTMIMPDCGGGSYGCRKGMSALVAENPGNAVDFVYLYDYLLKLIREGRIRLDRSVHKGRRFTFHDSCKHGRELAAHYGKGYFDEPREIVTACVDDFVELTPTREKNFCCGAGGGMWPMPFEQESAWHARYKYQQIKDSGADVVVVGCSNCRDQIMRRIPKFYPDCTYEVKYLWQLVAEALVIEPWEAQRVAAAQAEAQEQWARLGVEQLEE